The Helianthus annuus cultivar XRQ/B chromosome 11, HanXRQr2.0-SUNRISE, whole genome shotgun sequence region CTTATTTCCTGCAAATCGTTTCAATTCCAGCAATTCAATATCCAGCTCATCATCCAATTCGGTTTCAAGTGACCTGTACGATTCGGATCAGATCATCGTGTGCTCCACCGGTGAATTTGATCGGATTCCGATTGATATTTTTATCCAAATATTGAAATTACTTGGACCTAAAGAGGCAGCTAAGCTGACAGTTGTTTGTAAGTCATGGAGGCTAATTGTTTCTGGTAATTTGTTGTGGATTTATTTCCTTCAGAACCAGTTGGATCCCTGGGACTAAACCAGCTTACGCTCCGGTTATCCGCTTCGGTATGTCAGTTTCTATTTCTGATTGTTATTATCATATGTTTTTACAAATTTTCAAAAGGTTTGTATAATTCACCTTGATTGTTGTTAATTTGTATGTGTTGAGTTTTGATTGATATATTATATTCTATTGGGTCAGAAAAAGGTTGTGTTACTGTGTAGAGTTTAAGCGGAATTTTTGTATAATAAGGGAAAATTAACAGGAGTGTATGCAATTATATGTTGTTTCTAGTTTGATGTATGGCAAGAACAAAGTTTGTTTTCTTCATGAACAGAATTAAGTCAAAATGTGAGGGCTCTGTACGAGGACTAGTTTAGTTGTAGGTACAAACATGCCTATGTTGACCTTATCAGAATTTATCAAACATGTATTGTACCAAGTATGCTATCTCTCGCTCTTTTAATCGTTCTACTAATATCAGAATTTATAAACAAAATCTTGTGCAAGTGTGAATTCAGTTTGAACCCTTTTGTTTCATAAATTCTGATTTTATGTCCCCAGTTTTACAAGGTAAGATAATGTACAAAGTGGGTATAAAAGTTGTGTCAGCTGGAGCTTGAAAGCTTATTGGATACCTCAGAGAGCAAATGCAACAGCAAAATCAACGTTTTTCTTCGTTATACACAGTGAGAACATTGAAAGAGGTATCTATCTTTTCACCAATTGTTGAAGTGAACTTGAACTTAATAGTGTAATTTTCACCGTCTTATTTCACAAGATTTGACCAAAATTTCGCTCCTTATCATTAGATATGAACCAAATTTACTGAGTTTTAAAAAATACTTGTAGTGCTACTTACAACTGATTTTATTTTTTATAGGAAAACAAATTCCACtaaaaaggaaacaaaaatgGTCTTGGTATTTCTTCATATAGCCTAATGTTATCCGGTTGGATGAACTTGCAGAACCTTTGTTATGTGGCTATTTTTTCATATGAAGTTCCTGTTGTGGGTTGGTTTACTCTTAAGCAAGAACCTTTTCTAACAGGAGAGATTTTGTTCCAACCACTTATTGCAGGATTGTATGTACATGTTTCCTCCATCCTTTCGTTGTCTGTATCAATTACAGCTGGCAATTTCGACCCCTCTACTAATAAAGCCCTTGATTTGGGTtgtgtttttaactttttatctCAAACGGGTTAAACAAAAATATCGCTCAAAAGTCTGTTTCTTATGCACACAACTTTTTCATATAGTCAAAATTTTAAATTGATTTTTGTAATAATAATCATAGGAGTTCAAAGGGTTTGCATCAAGCGGTGGCACTTTGCATTGAACAATGCCATGCTGCGGGATTGTCCCCTGATGATTCTTGGTTCAAGACCGTTGTTTTGGCTGGCGGCACTGCGTGCTTACCAGGATTAGTTGGTATAAAtcaatatttttatataaatacatGTGATTCATAAAGTGACGGGGTGGTATCTAGATTTTTCAACTTTGTATTTCCCGCGTGCAGAAAGATTAGATAAGGAACTCCGTCTTCTTCTTCCCCCATCGATATCTAGTGGGATACGCGTTATTCCACCCCCGTATGGTGCAGATTCTGCATGGTATGGGGCCAAGCTTCTCAGCAATGTAAGTTATATCCATATCATatcatttttatt contains the following coding sequences:
- the LOC110912312 gene encoding actin-related protein 8 isoform X2, whose protein sequence is MLSGWMNLQNLCYVAIFSYEVPVVGWFTLKQEPFLTGEILFQPLIAGLSSKGLHQAVALCIEQCHAAGLSPDDSWFKTVVLAGGTACLPGLVERLDKELRLLLPPSISSGIRVIPPPYGADSAWYGAKLLSNLSTFPSSWCIDKKDFRPKSKRNFFW
- the LOC110912312 gene encoding actin-related protein 8 isoform X1, with protein sequence MQQQNQRFSSLYTVRTLKENLCYVAIFSYEVPVVGWFTLKQEPFLTGEILFQPLIAGLSSKGLHQAVALCIEQCHAAGLSPDDSWFKTVVLAGGTACLPGLVERLDKELRLLLPPSISSGIRVIPPPYGADSAWYGAKLLSNLSTFPSSWCIDKKDFRPKSKRNFFW